In Scatophagus argus isolate fScaArg1 chromosome 5, fScaArg1.pri, whole genome shotgun sequence, a genomic segment contains:
- the rab4b gene encoding ras-related protein Rab-4B isoform X2: MSETYVKQDSNHTIGVEFGSRVVNVGGKTVKLQIWDTAGQERFRSVTRSYYRGAAGALLVYDITSRETYNALTNWLTDARTLASPNIVIILCGNKKDLDADREVTFLEASRFAQENELMFLETSALTGENVEEGFLKCARTILNKIDSGELDPERMGSGIQYGDASLRQLRQPRGTTTQNKQQCNC, encoded by the exons ATGTCTGAGACATACg TTAAACAGGACTCCAACCACACCATCGGCGTGGAGTTCGGTTCCCGTGTGGTTAATGTTGGTGGAAAGACGGTCAAACTGCAGATCTGGGACACTGCAGGACAAGAGAGATTCCG ATCTGTTACACGCAGCTACTacagaggagcagctggagcaCTCCTCGTCTATGATATTACCAG TCGGGAAACGTATAACGCCCTGACCAACTGGCTGACAGATGCACGGACTCTGGCGAGCCCCAACATCGTTATTATCCTGTGCGGCAACAAGAAAGACCTGgatgcagacagagaggtgaCCTTCCTGGAGGCCTCGCGCTTTGCTCAGGAGAACG AGCTGATGTTCCTGGAGACCAGCGCTCTGACAGGGGAGAATGTCGAGGAGGGTTTCCTGAAGTGCGCTCGCACCATCCTCAACAAGATAGACTCAG GTGAGCTGGACCCAGAGAGGATGGGTTCAGGTATTCAGTATGGAGACGCTTCATTGAGGCAGCTGCGACAGCCGAGAGGCACCACCACACAGAATAAACAGCAGTGTAATTGCTAG
- the rab4b gene encoding ras-related protein Rab-4B isoform X1, with product MSETYDFLFKFLVIGSAGTGKSCLLHQFIENKFKQDSNHTIGVEFGSRVVNVGGKTVKLQIWDTAGQERFRSVTRSYYRGAAGALLVYDITSRETYNALTNWLTDARTLASPNIVIILCGNKKDLDADREVTFLEASRFAQENELMFLETSALTGENVEEGFLKCARTILNKIDSGELDPERMGSGIQYGDASLRQLRQPRGTTTQNKQQCNC from the exons ATGTCTGAGACATACg ACTTCCTGTTTAAGTTTCTGGTGATTGGCAGTGCCGGCACGGGGAAATCCTGTCTCCTCCACCAATTTATTGAGAACAAGT TTAAACAGGACTCCAACCACACCATCGGCGTGGAGTTCGGTTCCCGTGTGGTTAATGTTGGTGGAAAGACGGTCAAACTGCAGATCTGGGACACTGCAGGACAAGAGAGATTCCG ATCTGTTACACGCAGCTACTacagaggagcagctggagcaCTCCTCGTCTATGATATTACCAG TCGGGAAACGTATAACGCCCTGACCAACTGGCTGACAGATGCACGGACTCTGGCGAGCCCCAACATCGTTATTATCCTGTGCGGCAACAAGAAAGACCTGgatgcagacagagaggtgaCCTTCCTGGAGGCCTCGCGCTTTGCTCAGGAGAACG AGCTGATGTTCCTGGAGACCAGCGCTCTGACAGGGGAGAATGTCGAGGAGGGTTTCCTGAAGTGCGCTCGCACCATCCTCAACAAGATAGACTCAG GTGAGCTGGACCCAGAGAGGATGGGTTCAGGTATTCAGTATGGAGACGCTTCATTGAGGCAGCTGCGACAGCCGAGAGGCACCACCACACAGAATAAACAGCAGTGTAATTGCTAG